The following coding sequences are from one Neodiprion lecontei isolate iyNeoLeco1 chromosome 7, iyNeoLeco1.1, whole genome shotgun sequence window:
- the LOC107218476 gene encoding NPC intracellular cholesterol transporter 2 homolog a: MMREIFAFSLVLVLASESAFATTVLKCGTNDPFPDSNTVKIANCGEPPCFLKKGTIVSVELKFKPTRNVNTLTTKATGALNGGFPQPFESVDGSNACDYIFDVSGSKVDCPLTKDTEYIYKRRFPISRKYPVTNVNVHWALVENNEDIACFEVPAQIKK, encoded by the exons aTGATGAGGGAAATTTTTGCGTTTTCGCTAGTTTTGGTTTTGGCCAGCGAATCGGCTTTCGCTACTACAGTTTTAAAATGTGGCACCA ACGATCCGTTTCCGGACTCGAACACCGTCAAGATAGCAAATTGCGGTGAGCCGCCGTGTTTTCTAAAGAAGGGAACGATCGTATCGGTCGAGCTGAAATTCAAGCCGACGAGAAACGTCAACACCCTGACGACGAAGGCTACGGGCGCTTTGAATGGAGGGTTCCCGCAACCTTTCGAAAGCGTCGACGGATCGAACGCCTGTGATTACATCTTCGACGTTTCGGGGTCGAAGGTCGATTGTCCGTTGACGAAGGACACCGAATACATTTACAAAAGAAGGTTCCCGATCAGTAGAAAATATCCAGTG ACAAACGTGAACGTGCATTGGGCCCTTGTCGAAAACAACGAAGACATTGCGTGTTTCGAGGTGCCAgcgcaaattaaaaaatag